GCCCCGCGCGGCCACCCCACACCCGATCCGGAGGACAATCCGTTCATGCACCCTGCGCCCGTCACCATCGCCGATGTCGCCCGGCTCGCCGGCGTCTCCAAGGTCACCGTCTCCAAGACCCTCAACAACACGGGCCGCATCTCCGAAGAAACCCGCCAGCGCGTCCTGAAAGCCGCGCAGGACCTCGGGTACGTCGCCAACCCCGCCGCCCGCCGCCTGCGCGGCGCCCGCACCAACCTGATCGGCATGGTCATCCCCGAACTGATCAGCCCCTACTTCGCCGAGGTCGCCCGCGCCGCCGCCGAGGTCGCCTCCGAAGCCGGACTGGACCTGGGCGTGTTCACCACCTCCCGCAACCCGCAGCGCGAACGCGAACGCGTCGCCACCCTCACCAGCGGCGTCGCCGACGGCGTGCTGATCGTCGTGCCCACCGACGCCGCCCAGCACATCGCCACCCTGGAAAAAAGCCGGGTGCCCATCGTGCTGCTCAGCCACTTCGGGGTCAGCACTGACCTGCCCAACATCCGCGCCGACTCGTACCACGGCGCGCGCGCCGCCACCGAACACCTGATCGGCCTGGGCCACCGCCGCGTGGCCTTCATCAGCGGCGCCGTCGAGTCCAGCCAGGCGTACGAACGCCTGCGCTCGTACCGCGACACCATGGCCGCCCACGGCCTGACCGACCCGGCCCTGATCCGCACCGGGAACTTCACGCAGCGCCGCGGCTTCGAGGCTGCCGGGGAACTGCTGGACCTGCCCGACCCGCCCACCGCCATCTTCGCCGCCAGCGACGCCACCGCCTTCGGCGTGATGGACGCCGTGAAGGACCGCGGCCTGCGCGTCCCGCACGACATCTCGGTCGTGGGCTTCGACGACGTGGCCGCCGCCAGCCAGTGCCACCCGGCCCTGACCACCGTCCGCCACCCCGTCCACGAGATGAGCGAGGCCGCGCTGAACCTGCTGGCCGACGCCCTGCAGGGCCGCAACGTGCGCGGCACGCAACTGGACTTCCCCAGCGAACTGGTCGTGCGTGACAGCACCGCCGCCCCCCGCACCCCGCCACCCTCCAACCCCGCTCCCGCCAGTCCTACCACTGCCAGCCCCGCCAATTCCAGCCCCGCCACCGCCAGCCCCGGCGTGCAGGACGCGGCCGGGCCGGTCAGACCGGCGCGCCGCCGCCGCACCTGATGAATACCCCCTGACCACCCCGTCCCGGCCCTGAAGCTCGCCTCACCCCCTCACCCCGCCTCTTCACATCACTGCCCCCCCCATGCCCGCCGACTGCCCCGCGCAGCCCGGCCACCCCGCCTACACCCTACTGAGCTCCGCGCAGCCCCACAGGCAGCCCCCACAGGAGGAACCCCGCATGACCACCCACGCCCCCGCCCGCCCCGAGACCGCCCACCCCATCTTCTTCCACACGGTCGGGCAGGAACACGGCCTGAACGCCCTGCACGACGACTCCTGCACGCTGCTGGACTTCGCGAAACTGAACCTGAACGCCGCAGACACGTACTCGGGGCACTCGGGTGAACGGGAACTGCTGCTGGTCATGCTGAGCGGCCGCGCGACCGTGCAGGTCGGCGCGCACACCTTCGAATCCGTCGGCGGGCGCGCCAGCGTGTTCGCGGGCCTGCCGCACAGCGTGTACATCCCGCGCCACACCGAGTACCGCGTGACCGCCCTGACCCGCCTGGAAGCCGCGCTGCCCAGCGCGCCCAGCGACCTCGACACCGACCCGTACGAGATCCGCCCGGCGCAGGTGAACACCGGCACCTGGGGCACCCTGAACTTCACCCGGAACTTCCGCGAGATCCTCGTGCAACCCAACGG
The Deinococcus seoulensis genome window above contains:
- a CDS encoding LacI family DNA-binding transcriptional regulator, which gives rise to MHPAPVTIADVARLAGVSKVTVSKTLNNTGRISEETRQRVLKAAQDLGYVANPAARRLRGARTNLIGMVIPELISPYFAEVARAAAEVASEAGLDLGVFTTSRNPQRERERVATLTSGVADGVLIVVPTDAAQHIATLEKSRVPIVLLSHFGVSTDLPNIRADSYHGARAATEHLIGLGHRRVAFISGAVESSQAYERLRSYRDTMAAHGLTDPALIRTGNFTQRRGFEAAGELLDLPDPPTAIFAASDATAFGVMDAVKDRGLRVPHDISVVGFDDVAAASQCHPALTTVRHPVHEMSEAALNLLADALQGRNVRGTQLDFPSELVVRDSTAAPRTPPPSNPAPASPTTASPANSSPATASPGVQDAAGPVRPARRRRT
- the iolB gene encoding 5-deoxy-glucuronate isomerase — its product is MTTHAPARPETAHPIFFHTVGQEHGLNALHDDSCTLLDFAKLNLNAADTYSGHSGERELLLVMLSGRATVQVGAHTFESVGGRASVFAGLPHSVYIPRHTEYRVTALTRLEAALPSAPSDLDTDPYEIRPAQVNTGTWGTLNFTRNFREILVQPNGLPASRLIVGETITPSGHWSTYPPHKHETEQGAEKAHEEMYYFRVSSPEGFGLTRHYSPERGYDQTYTVRDDTLLAIPHGYHTYTSAPGYQSYYLWFLAGDGRTQGAQIDPDTAWVQKTVGMV